From Streptomyces sp. TLI_105, the proteins below share one genomic window:
- a CDS encoding amidohydrolase, with the protein MTPPPPPPTATLFHDVRPFDGPPRDLVAVDGELVAEVPPGTEVERVDGGGRLALPTLVDAHIHPDKTAWGEPWHSRRPAHGIAEYVAGDVELARALPTPVAERALRLMSHAAAQGTRAMRAHADVAPAYGLSGIEGVAEAARKLAGIVDVELVAFPQHGVVRTPGVAELLAEAAASGLVTHIGGIDPAGFDADGDHEGDQLGTVFGLAEKHGLGLDIHLHDRGEQGLAPLRDIAARTRALGLQGRVGVAHAFAVAGLSGRELDETADLLAEAGIALTTVALSVTTILPFRRLAERGVRVGLGSDGVRDSWSPFGNADMLHRVWLAAWALDARLDSDLEDCFRLAADGGAELLGLPKADLRPGSPADFMLVDGECLPQAVVDLPRRDLVVRAGRVVARDGRLV; encoded by the coding sequence GTGACCCCGCCGCCACCACCCCCCACCGCCACCCTCTTCCACGACGTACGCCCCTTCGACGGCCCGCCCCGCGACCTGGTCGCCGTGGACGGCGAACTCGTGGCCGAGGTCCCCCCGGGCACCGAGGTCGAGCGGGTCGACGGGGGCGGACGGCTGGCGCTGCCGACGCTGGTCGACGCGCACATCCACCCCGACAAGACCGCCTGGGGCGAGCCCTGGCACAGCCGCCGCCCCGCGCACGGCATCGCCGAGTACGTCGCGGGTGACGTGGAGCTGGCCCGCGCGCTGCCGACCCCGGTCGCCGAGCGGGCGCTGCGGCTGATGTCGCACGCCGCGGCCCAGGGCACCCGCGCGATGCGCGCCCACGCGGACGTGGCCCCGGCGTACGGGCTCTCCGGGATCGAGGGGGTCGCCGAGGCGGCCCGGAAGCTCGCGGGCATCGTCGACGTCGAGCTGGTCGCCTTCCCGCAGCACGGGGTCGTCCGGACCCCCGGCGTGGCCGAGCTCCTGGCGGAGGCCGCCGCGAGCGGGCTCGTCACCCACATCGGCGGCATCGACCCGGCCGGCTTCGACGCGGACGGCGACCACGAGGGCGACCAGCTCGGCACGGTCTTCGGGCTCGCCGAGAAGCACGGGCTGGGGCTCGACATCCACCTCCACGACCGGGGCGAACAGGGCCTGGCGCCGCTGCGGGACATCGCCGCCCGGACCCGGGCGCTCGGTCTCCAGGGCCGGGTGGGCGTGGCGCACGCCTTCGCGGTCGCCGGTCTGTCCGGGCGGGAGCTCGACGAGACGGCGGACCTGCTCGCGGAGGCGGGGATCGCGCTCACCACGGTCGCGCTGTCCGTGACCACGATCCTGCCGTTCCGGCGGCTCGCCGAGCGCGGGGTGCGGGTCGGTCTCGGCTCGGACGGGGTCCGGGACAGCTGGAGCCCGTTCGGCAACGCGGACATGCTGCACCGGGTCTGGCTCGCCGCCTGGGCCCTGGACGCGCGGCTCGACTCGGACCTTGAGGACTGCTTCCGGCTCGCCGCCGACGGGGGCGCGGAGCTGCTCGGCCTGCCGAAGGCGGACCTCCGGCCCGGCTCCCCCGCCGACTTCATGCTCGTCGACGGCGAGTGCCTGCCGCAGGCGGTGGTGGACCTGCCCCGCCGTGACCTGGTGGTCCGCGCGGGCCGGGTGGTGGCGCGGGACGGCCGCCTGGTGTGA